The genomic region taacattatgatttaaattatatattttctctcaGGTATAATACAAACGCCACGGGCCACGAAAAATGAATAAGTTTACATACTTTACATCTGTTAAAGTAACATGTATACAGCTTCACCAACGTAATGGTTGTCAACAAATAGGCCGACATGGTTTGTAAGATACATTGCAAATTTCCATCGCATGTAACAAATTTAGCTatctaaacatttaaatattaaaaatatctctcgctaaactctcttttcttttctcaagaaaattaacaattacCTGTGGAATAATCATAGATAATGTACTCAAAGTCATCAAGATCAAACAAAATAATCTCGTTACTGGTTTCTGATAAGGCCACTGTCCACACAACAATGATAGTTTCTTAACGAGACTGTAATAATGATTCCAGTTGGTATTCATAGTTTTAGTCACAGGTAATCTTTCGTCTCTGACTTTGTCTAGGTAACTCACACatttcagatttttatttcacctAAAGTTCAAGACTattcttttatgaaattaagAGAGATTATAAGAGAGTTTAAGATCTTCTCTTGGCAGGTCATATATAATGCAAATGCTGTATTCTAGTGCCACAACTGCGTTTTTCCACACTTATCGCGCTACGACATTTTCTCGAAACATGACGCGTAGTCCACGTACGCATACGATAGTAGAATTTATTCCTTTGACATTAAATGTAACGTgagtagaaagagagagagagaaagagagagatgcaCAAAGTCTCATTGACAGACGTATCATTTAGCAAATTCTCTCCGAATGAAACTTATCGATCGATATAGAGTGTCTTTTTTCTCACGGGGCAATTCCGGAAGCAACCTCTTGATGTTCGAAGCAAGTAAGATCTATGTTTAACAATGATACTCTTACCTTTACTACAACTTGATATATACTagttatgtaatttataaacgtTACATATATGATtaacaaaagtatatttttatatattatagtaaacGTGTTGCAATGACACACACGCATATTGTTTTCGATCGCTTTTGTTGTCGTTGCTCAATTGCTGGATACAGGAAGTATAAGCTATTGAAAGGACGCAAATACTGTAAAGTATGACATTGAGGTTTGCAGAACCTTTAAAGCAAGGACATCATTAAAAAAGTGTTGGAAAAAAAGCTttgaaacaatataataattgcttCATACCGATGTGAAACTTTGTAAggagaaaatgtaaattttaccaGCGCTTAAAAAACTCGGGTGAAGACTTTTCATCATCACCAGCATGATCATCTTTTGTAATCTCGTGGATGCTTTGTACCAGCAGCTGCTGTACCTGCGACATTTTCTAGATGcagaattattcaaaataatgttaTGTAATTGAGTATATCTAGATTACATTTTTGTTACGTACATCTTATTGCGTATCTGAAGGCTGTGATCTATCAACCTTTGTCCTTCGAAGCTAAGAAAGAACAAATGAATCAATTGACCACCGACATAAAACACGTACCTCATTGCTTCCAAGTTATCGCTAGTTTTCTCCGTAATCTACAGgacgaaaaattgtttttaatagtTGAATTTTGTGCAGAGTCGATGAGCGTcgagttttatataaattattggacGTACTTGTAGCAAAGTAATGCTCATCCCTATCGTTGCTATAAATATCTGCATAGCTAAAGGTATGGTAAACGTATCTTCGAGCAATTGCGCGAGTCTGTGACAAAcgataaatgaaattttctctATCCAAGAGTTTCGTTTGTACATTTATCCATTTACATGCATCCATGCAAGTGAGTTACATGAGTTATGTTTCATCTTGcactattctctctctctctctttctctctttctctctctcaaagaagaaaattttatctctttttcacTATTCAGTGCACTTACTCTAATGCTTCCCGATGTTTACGTACGAGGAACGCTACTCTCTTGAAATCTGTCGCGTCAGGATTCATCGATGGTgtacttttcattttatttctacaatcttgaaataaatgtttgtagTGAAATCTGTAAATAGTTTGGACGATATGagctttataaaatttcaagtacATTTTACGAGATGAACGTGTAATTTCAGAACGCGTTATACATATGTTGGCGCGCTATTGCGTCATCATTCAATCCTCATTATTTAAGAGGGAAAGGTcatgtaaaaatcaatttttattattgcatatatacgtactaaaacatttcaaaaattcaaatttcaagtcTTCATATTGGAAATCGACATATTAACGATCCTACAGACAAGTTCATTAAaccaagagaaaaattatgattaaaattaagaaatttttttttcacatatatttttttaagttaaagtgaaaatacttttgagaaaaataaaaatttatttgatttcaagaaatgacggtGTTAGCTTTtactaaagtaaataaattatttgtttaaattatttatttaattgaaatacataactttttaattcaaagaaatactgatggaattataagaaataattttcttgttttttatttaaaaatatatttctttcatttaaaaaaagattttcgttGCCcagctaaattatttctttgattttaataaaaagaaataaccaagaaatttttttacatcaaagaaacttttgtttGACCGTATAACAATgcacaaatttgttttatgcaaacaaattttctttgattcGAAGAATCTTTTCTTTGGGTGCACGTCCAATAGATAGTTACGCGCGTTTTAAACTTTAAACgtgtttttctcgaaactacgTTTTTCGAAGTGGCGTGCaacataactcaaaaaatattcgATCAATGTAGCTGAGACGatgcatgtttatttttcattaaattctccACCGCAACTACCTATAAAACTTGCAAGAATAACTCTCCAAACTATATTTTcacatgataaaaatgaaaattttatgcgaaaatttgacatttttttaaaactgcgtagaatttttatttttgtactttttactaTCGAATTTAGGTTTTTCTggtgtgtaattttattaaaaagacagattcgtttgatttttttattttaagatgagATAAAAATGCTACGTTGCACGCCATTTGACCTCTTCGAAAACCAAAACTTGGAGAGCGAGCATCATTACGCTgctatatttgaaataatttgatttaaccAATTTCTTTCtacatttacaaattatatgtgagaaaagttatgaacagtttattaaaagtcttgtgccgcaaaaaaaatcatgaaaatcaGCTTTCTTTCGGCTGATTACATGACCTTCCCCccttaatgaataataaaaatagaatgatGCAATAACATATGTGTGCGCGATAATTATTCTCCTTACCCAGTTATAGCAAACTTGCTGCAAACATGTTCGACAAACGTTACAAACAAGCAGTCGTGGGAAATTATACCAACCATAACAATTTGCCAGGCCACGACGGAATGCcagaatatttcaaagaaatattctcGCATATCGACAAAATAGTATCCTCGATATGGCGGTAATATAGGCCGGGACTCGTTGAGAGATGATACAATATCGAGGATATGCGGTATAAGAGACATGGACGTAAACGTAATCATCCCTGCAGAGCAGTATACTGCAATGTACGATATTAGCGAGAtacgttatattaattatgatcTCGAAAATAGAAACAATTACGACTGAGATATAAATAGATCGGTCGATTAAATTCGGACGATCTATAACTTATCTCGTCTCGATCTCGTCTCACCGAAATATATCAAGGAGAATCGTCTACTGTTTGCGGCGTACGACTTCATAATTTCATATTCTTCGTAAGTATTTAATTCTTTCCAATCGCAGAACAAGTGTCGAGTGAGGTCTTTAATCTGGCATCGATCGATaatcttataatatattttataaagatctTACGGGTCGCAATCAATAATACTGTCGGTACCAACAAAGACTGCTAATATTATTGATCGTGTGTCATTATTTGCTAATATTGATGCATGGATTGATGCAGAATTGAAGAATATTGACAATGACTaccaaatttttagattttcgtGTTTCAGTATCactgtatgcgtgtgcgtgcatgcgtgcgatGGGTTAAAGATTGGGACATAGAGTGTGAAGAGAATGCAATATTTACATCAGTTTACAGTTCTACAAATGAATGGATCATGGCACGAGATAGAAATAATCTCATCAGcttgtagaaatattaattgatgtaaataattgttgatattactaattcaatattattgatACTAATCAGTATTATTCCATGTTTCTATTATAGTTTTCcttacaaaatttacaaattaaaNNNNNNNNNNNNNNNNNNNNNNNNNNNNNNNNNNNNNNNNNNNNNNNNNNNNNNNNNNNNNNNNNNNNNNNNNNNNNNNNNNNNNNNNNNNNNNNNNNNNNNNNNNNNNNNNNNNNNNNNNNNNNNNNNNNNNNNNNNNNNNNNNNNNNNNNNNNNNNNNNNNNNNNNNNNNNNNNNNNNNNNNNNNNNNNNNNNNNNNNNNNNNNNNNNNNNNNNNNNNNNNNNNNNNNNNNNNNNNNNNNNNNNNNNNNNNNNNNNNNNNNNNNNNNNNNNNNNNNNNNNNNNNNNNNNNNNNNNNNNNNNNNNNNNNNNNNNNNNNNNNNNNNNNNNNNNNNNNNNNNNNNNNNNNNNNNNNNNNNNNNNNNNNNNNNNNNNNNNNNNNNNNNNNNNNNNNNNNNNNNNNNNNNNNNNNNNNNNNNNNNNNNNNNNNNNNNNNNNNNNNNNNNNNNNNNNNNNNNNNNNNNNNNNNNNNNNNNNNNNNNNNNNNNNNNNNNNNNNNNataatattttatacagttcGCAATAAAGCCATCCCATATTTCTCTCATGCGAGAAAAATTGTCAGTTTTTTAACGCTGTGCGCGCGTTTCTTTATCATCAAATCGgagacaaattaataaaaatgtgaatcTGTTTTCTGACATCGTTGCATTAAATAACGGCATTGAAAACGGAAATCATAAACGTCGAATAttcgtataatttaatttattgaatccAGCACAACACAATAAGTCTATAAAAGCTTTAAACTCCATTAAAGTCATATGGTTGTAATAAGATGGtatgaatttattttcagttAGTAATTTATATCGATGCCATTCGATTTCTATGTTcgtgtgtaaaataattttatttaaaatatcatctgATAAAAGAAGAGACCAGGTTTCGAGCAGTATTGAAACGGATTTTGCAGCACTTTTTGCTTTAGCTTTTATAGTGTCAAATTCTGTTTTAATTGATCTACCTCGAGATTCTGGTGCGTTAAACAACCATTTAAAATTAGATGCGCGTAAATATTTACATGAACGTCCCTTCTTTTTACGCTGCCTCTCATCTGGATCAATAATTTGTCCTGAGTCATTTATGTCAGATTCAGCTTCTTCCTCGGACACTGTTGAGCAGTGTTTTTCTAAATAGTCTTCTCCTTTGTCGCTCAAATTATCTATATTGTCAAAATTTTCTTCAGCGGATTTCAAAAGTATATTTACTACTTCTGACGATTTTCGTGATCGCAATTCCATTTTGCtgttttaaaggaaaaaaaccattaaaattactacacgagaataatttttcatatactttACATACATACCCGCGTACACGTATGCACACGCTCGCACGCACATACGTATGCAtgcacatacacgcacgcacgtacgcatgcATGCACACATACGCACGTATGTACATTATGCGTGCACATATACGCATGTGTGCACACGCATGTACGCATGCACACGGACGCATGCATGCACACGTTTGTACTCAAGCACATATACGATATATTAGATTATGTACATACCGtaataaatttccaaaataaCAACAGCTCTCTTTCCGAAATGCACAGCACGTCTTTATCGTCATATGATTCTCAGTTACTGAGTGTAAAATTTTGCACGTCTTTCGAGATCGTACAAAACTTGGGGGACTTCTCCCACTCCACAGCACTGCGCGTAGGCCCAGCCTAGAAGCTCCCTTTCTTCACAGCGCTGCGTATTAGACTCGTCCGCAGAACGCGCTTAAAAAATCTCTTCTCTACTGCactatatagtattttaactttagacagagtatatgcgagtaataTAGTTAAAAGACCTATTCAAACACGTTTTGTCCGGGAAATTTTTATAGGATTTTAtcagattaattttataaaattactcacaaaaagtttcactcacacattatatgggttgcattgaccctaacaaaattttactgccgtgccgttccaattttagttgaccaaaaaagttgatcaactatatcaatcgaaaaaggagattttaaactttttttaccccCTGGTTTGaacttcctatctcattccgtctttacacaGCAAGTGTTCAAAAcatcatatggggtctctcagacccacttacgtgtttaaaagttaaatttcaatacttataatttttaagttgttATAAAGTGAAATctcatgtatatacataatagtTTTTTCTGGTTACagagaatttaaatttcatttatcagtgtatattaaaaaataatgaaattgaagAATACCATATATCTAACAGTATGGAATGAGATATACTTTCTCCCAATATGCtgacaaaaaaaacaatgattCTTACTTTTTCATCTCTTAAGAAAGAATAAGAGATGGAAAAgttgtgaaaataaaatacattgccTATCAGCATTTGGGCAAATTTTACTTCTTGTAAAAGTAACTAAATGttctaaatgtttattaattcaaaACGATAACGTGGCTCTAAGATACAtactcaaaatttaaaaaaattacaaaataatgtgtATTAAACTGTCACTCATCAAAGAACCATAtatgtattgaaataaatttatttaatcatatttatatgtttGGACTACCTTTTGGTTGTTATCAGGATGATTAACCTcaaatgtattgtaaattgatttataataaattaatttataaacttttaatgtgtaatttttaatattttttatttcttatttataaacaattttaaatttataatagtttcaataaaaatgtaaaaaatgaaaaagctaGCATTAGAGACTagcgttaattattttaaagaaaatattatttaattttgggAGAAAATGAACTTTCTCTTTTACATTAACCtctcatgtaaataaaaattaggaagagatttattaaataagcgTTACTTGAACGAAGGAAAACGTTTAGTAAACGGCGTTTGGAAAAGCGTTTACTAAACGTTTAAATGTGGAGCAGCAAATTCTCTATACAAAGTTTTTTCAGTGTTTACTAGCGTATTCTAAAAAGCGTTGCTTGAACGTTGCAAAACTTTCATTAAACCTTATAACGTTTGTTAAGGGTTTAAAAGCGTTCTAATCCAACAGTGTTTTGTAAGCGTTCTTACCTTACAAAGTTTGAAAGCGTATAAACTCTTAAAAAACCCTTAACAAACGGTTG from Solenopsis invicta isolate M01_SB unplaced genomic scaffold, UNIL_Sinv_3.0 scaffold_38, whole genome shotgun sequence harbors:
- the LOC120359931 gene encoding odorant receptor 13a-like translates to MITFTSMSLIPHILDIVSSLNESRPILPPYRGYYFVDMREYFFEIFWHSVVAWQIVMVGIISHDCLFVTFVEHVCSKFAITGFHYKHLFQDCRNKMKSTPSMNPDATDFKRVAFLVRKHREALELAQLLEDTFTIPLAMQIFIATIGMSITLLQITEKTSDNLEAMRYVFYVGGQLIHLFFLSFEGQRLIDHSLQIRNKMYSSCWYKASTRLQKMIMLVMMKSLHPSFLSAGKIYIFSLQSFTSVLQTSMSYFTVFASFQ
- the LOC120359933 gene encoding uncharacterized protein LOC120359933, with amino-acid sequence MTIKTCCAFRKESCCYFGNLLRKMELRSRKSSEVVNILLKSAEENFDNIDNLSDKGEDYLEKHCSTVSEEEAESDINDSGQIIDPDERQRKKKGRSCKYLRASNFKWLFNAPESRGRSIKTEFDTIKAKAKSAAKSVSILLETWSLLLSDDILNKIILHTNIEIEWHRYKLLTENKFIPSYYNHMTLMEFKAFIDLLCCAGFNKLNYTNIRRL